From Kaistella polysaccharea:
TTTGATGAAAAATCTGACAAGAGCGACCGCATCGCAATTCTATATGCTTCTGGCACCATCTATAATGGTGAAGGTTATCAGGATATTTTCGCTGATAATTTTGTGAAGGATATTAAAAAACTGGCAGACAACGATAAAGTAAAGGCGGTGGTACTTCGTGTAAACTCACCAGGCGGAAGTGCAAATGCATCCGACGAAATTTTATTTGAATTACAACAACTGAAAAAGAAAAAACCTCTAGTGGTTTCCTTCGGAGACTATGCGGCATCAGGTGGATATTATATTGCCATGGCGGCAGATAAGATTTATTCAGAGCCCAATACACTTACCGGATCGATTGGTGTGTTCGGAATGATTCCTTATTTCAAGGAAATCGCTAATAAAAATGGTCTTACTTCACATGCAGTAACTACGAACGCAAATTCAAATATGTACTCTGCGATTAATGGGGTAACGCCAGGTGGTGTTGCCATGCTCACAAAAAGTGTGGAGCAAACCTATAAAAGATTTGTACATTTTGTAATTGAAAACCGAAAGAAAACTTTTGAACAAATTGATGAAATTGGTGGCGGCAGAGTTTGGAGTGGAACACGGGCAAAACAAATCGGTCTGGTTGATGAATTGGGAAGTCTTCAGGATGCAGTAAAATTTGCAGCCCAAAAAGCCAATCTTAAAGATTATGGCATTACCACTTATCCAAAGAAAACAACTGCATTTGAACAGTTATTTAAAAATCTTGATGAAAACGAAATTTCTACAAGACTCATTAAAAATAAGATAGGTGCTGATAATTATAAATTATTCGAGCAGATTACCAATCCTAAATTTCAGCAAGGCGTAATGATGCAGACGCCGTTCCAGATTAAAATTGATTAGGAATAAAAGCCAAAAAAATCCCGCACTGAAATTCAGCGCGGGATTTTTTTATTTTCTATTAATTATCCACGTTTTGTGGCCATTCCATAGATCCACAGAACTGCTAAAGCTCCGACAACTGCAAGAAGAATTCCTTTAATATCAAATTCCTCAACAGTTCCCCATCCTAGCATACTACCAATCCATCCTCCAACGAATGCACCTACGATACCTAAAATGATTGTTAAAAGCCAACCCATGTTCTGGTTTCCTGGCATAATAAGTTTAGCGATTGCTCCTGCGATAAGACCAAAAATGATCCAAGTTAAAATTCCCATAGTTTAAAAATTTAATGTTAGTTATTAATAATTCACTTTCTCTTCTATTATCAAACATAAGACCAAATTAAAGTCATTTCTGCATTTTTTAATGATCTATAAGATAAAATTAATTAAATAAAACCAATAAATAAAACTTTTTATCTTTTTTTAAAGAAAGAATCTACAAACTCTGCTCCATTGAACAACTGAAGATCAGTCATTTTCTCACCTACACCAATATATTTTACCGGTATTTGAAACTGATCAGATATACCAATCACCACACCTCCTTTTGCAGTTCCATCTAATTTAGTAATTGCTAAAGCATTTACTTCTGTCGCCGCAGTGAACTGTTTTGCCTGTTCGAAAGCATTTTGTCCGGTAGATCCATCGAGCACCAAGAGAATTTCATGTGGTGCGTCGGGTAGAACTTTTTGCATCACGCGTTTAATTTTCGTGAGTTCATTCATTAGATTCACTTTGTTGTGCAACCTTCCGGCGGTATCTATAATAACCACATCTGCATTATTCGCAACAGCACTTTGTACCGTGTCAAAAGCCACAGAAGCGGGATCACTTCCCATATTTTGTTTTACGATTGGTACACCAACTCTTTCGCTCCAGATCACCAGTTGATCTACTGCAGCAGCGCGGAAGGTGTCGGCAGCACCCAATACCACATTTTTACCTTCACTCTTAAACAGGTGCGCTAATTTACCGATGGTCGTAGTTTTTCCTACGCCGTTTACACCTACAACCATGATGACATAAGGTTTTTTAGTTTCATCAATAGTGCCGCTTCCGGCATGTGGCCCATCAAGAAGCAGATTCGTTATTTCTTCGCGCAAGATGACATCAAGTTCATCAGTTCCCACAAATTTATCACGGGCAACACGGTTCTCGATTCTTTCAATGATTTTAATGGTGGTCGACGCGCCAACATCAGAGGCAATAAGCACTTCCTCCAAATCATCCAGAACTTCGTCATCGACTTTAGATTTCCCGACAACCGCTTTCGAAATCTTATCGAAGAACCCCTGACTGGATTTTTCGAGGCCTTTATCTAAAGTTTCCTTTTCCTCTTTTTTAAAAATTTTTTTATACCAACTCATTACAAAAGTTCCTATTTAACATTACTAAATATAAGCGCTGTCGCCGAAAGCAAACAAAGATAAAATAAAAAAACTATCCAAAAAGGATAGTCTTATATATTCGCGATTGTGCCGAATCTTATTTTTTTAAATAAGCTTCAACCTCGTCAGCGTTCATTACTTTCTCATCAAAAATGTAAGCTCCAGATTTAGGAGATCTTACCATTTTCACAACTTTGGTCATTTTTTTTGAACCTGCACCACCTTGAAGCGTTGCTACTACTTTCTTTGCCATTTTCTATAACTTTAAAAAAATTATTTAATTTCTTTGTGAACCGTATATTTCTTAAGAACAGGGTTGAATTTTTTCAACTCTAATCTCTCAGTCGTGTTCTTTTTATTTTTGGTAGTGATGTATCTTGACATTCCTGCTACTCCGGTTTCTTTGTGCTCAGTGCACTCCAAAATCACCTGTACTCTATTTCCTTTTTTTGCCATGATTTATGATTTTTTGATGAAACCACTTCTAGTTCCTCTTAATATTGCTTCTTCAATCCCTATTCTGTTGATAATTCTCAATCCGTGAGCTGAAACTTTTAAAGTTACAGATTTCTCTTGCTCTGGAAGGTAAAATTTCTTTTCCAATAAGTTAATTTCAAAACGACGTTTCGTTCTGTTATTAGCGTGAGAAACATTGTTTCCTACCATGGCACGCTTTCCGGTTATTTGGCAAATTCTTGACATATCTCGATGTTCTTATTTCTGAATAAATATTTGAGAGTGCAAAATAACGAAGAATTTTTTAGTTAGACAAATATAATTCAGATTTATTTTGAAGAAAATCACAGAACCAAGTCCTTCATTTATTCTCAAATCTTTTGCAAGATGTTCTTATTTAATATTTACTTCACGTTCCAGGGCGATTCCAAATTTTTGATATACCGAATCAATGATCATGGCCGAAAAATCGTAAATTTCTCTACCTGTTGCTTTACCTGTTTTGTTCACGATCACCAAAGCTTGCAACTCGTGCGAAGCAACGTTTCCGATTTGCTTCCCTTTCCATCCACACTGCTCGATGAGCCAGCCTGCAGGAATTTTTACCAAATCACCCTGCGGATAGTTCGGCATTTCGGGATGTTTTTCACGAACGATTAAAAACTGGTCCGTAGGAATTGACGGATTTTTAAAAAAACTCCCGGCATTGCCAATCACTTTTGGATTCGGCAATTTGCTTTGTCTAATGCTAATTACCGCTTTCGAAACCTCTTGAATCGTCGGATTTTCAATTCCTAAATCCTGTAATTCCGATTTAATTGCGCCATAATCCGTTTTTATCACATGATTTTTCCGGGTTAATTTAAAGGTTACTTCTAAAATAACATATTTCCCTTTTCCTTCTCTTTTAAAAACAGATTCGCGGTAGCCAAAATTGCATTTTTGATGATCAAATTTTTCGACTTCCAAAGTTTCTAAATTCAGTACTTTACAATTTACAAAAGTGTCTTTAATTTCAGTTCCGTACGCACCGATATTTTGCATTGGTGAAGTCCCTACATTCCCGGGAATTAGAGATAAATTCTCTAAGCCACCATAATTTTTATTCAAACAGAATAGCACAAATTCATGCCAGTTTTCACCCGCTTTTGAAGTTACTAAAACTTCATTTTCATTTAGATATTCTTCTTCAATTCCTTTTAAATGTAACTGAATTACGATACCCTCGAAATCCTGAGTAAACAGAATATTACTGCCGCCACCAAGAAATAAAATGGCGAGTGAGTGAGTTTTTGAAAATTTGATTGTTTCTATTAATTCTTCCAAAGAACTAACTTCTGCAAAATATTTTGCCGAAACATCAACCCCAAAAGTGTTGTGATTTTTTAATGAAAAATTTTCCTGGATATTCATTTATTGCGAAATATTTGACATCATGTTGTGGATTCTCTTTTCTGCTTCCTCTTTCGTAATTCCGTGATAGAAATCAACTACAAACGGGTGGCTAAAATCCAACTGAGGATAAACTTCCGGTCGTTCATTCCCGGGTTTAGTTTTAACATCCATGGCGATACTTTTTTCAAATTGATAATCCGGCAGCGCATTGCTTAACCAACCAAAGTAAACGGTTTCATGATTTGTATTATTAAAGTTGGCAACATAGTCGTCGTAATTCTCTTCACTTACAGAAACCCAAAGTCCGTATTCCAGATATAGCGAGGATTTCGCAACCTTCTGCTTTAAAACAACTCGAATAAACCGATCAGTTCGGTCTGGATATTCAATGGTGCAAAAATCTTCATCAATATGAATTTTGTACGTATTTTTTTGTTCTTCAGTCAGCCAATAATAGGAATTGGGATACGCAAAAGTAAGCGCAGGATAAGAATGATGAATTTCACCGCAAATACCACATTTATTTTCTGAGTTCATTTTCAAAAATTTATACAGATTCTATTAAATAAAAAAAGGAAGTACTTATAACTTCAGTTCGTTGTAAACTTCGCTGAGTGAAACGCCTCTACGATCGTAATTTTTAGTAACCATTGAAGCAAAACCTTTGCGCATTTACCTTAAAAAAAAATACTAAAAATAAATAAAAAGCGGGCTAAAAAACCCGCTCCTATTTAATTAAAGTCCAAATTCAATTTTATATTTCTGAAGCGCATCATTTAACAATTCAACACTTCTTCTCAAATCCTCTTCTTTCAAAACATAAGCAATTCGCACCTGTTTTTTACCCAATTCAGGATTGCTGTAAAAACCACTCATTGGCGCAACCATAATGGTTTCGTTATTATGAGAGTAACTTTCTAACAACCACTGTGCAAACTTATCAGTATCATCAACCGGAAGTTCTACTGCGCAATAAAAAGCTCCTTTTGGTTTTGGACAAATTACACCTGGAATTCCGTTAAGCAAATCAACCAACACATTTCTACGGTGGGTATATTCTGAACGAACGGTCAAAATATAATCCGCATCGTCCTGATGAGCCGCCGCAGCTGCAATCTGACCTAACAATACCGGACTTAATCTTGCCTGAGCGAAAAGCATGGCTGCATCATGAATTTTTTTCGACCGCGTAACCATGAAACCAATTCGTACACCGCACATTGAATAACGTTTTGATTCAGAATCAATAATAATACAATTATCGGCAATTTCTGGGAAATCTAGCATCGAAACGGCCTGCTTACCGTCATATACATATTCTCTGTAAACCTCATCAGAAATTATTACAATATCGTGTCTCAGAGCGATATCTGCCAATTTCTGCAACTCTTCTCGGGTGTAGAGATAACCGGTGGGATTTCCGGGGTTACAGATAAGAATTGCCCGTGTTTTTGGCGTTATTTTTTTCTCGAAATCTTCTATCGGTGGCAGTGCAAATCCGGTATCAATTGTAGAAGATACCGCCACCACATTTACATTAAAAGTGCTTGCAAACCCATTATAATTCGCGTAATAAGGTTCTGGAATGATCACTTCATCGCCATCATCGCACAGAGTAGAAATGGCAAAGTTCAGCGCTTCAGAACCCCCATTAGTCACAATAAAATTTTCCGTCGTTAAATCCGAAAAACCTAAAGTGTGATAGTAATTTTTTAACGCCGTTCTGTAATCTAAATTCCCTTCGGAAAGCGCATACTCAAAAATTTTCAAATCATTATTTTTCACGGCATCCAAAGCAGATTGCGGCGTCTCAATGTCGGGCTGACCGATATTTAAATGATACACTTTTATTCCTTTTTGTTTCGCGAGTAATGCGTAAGGAACCAATTTCCGAACCGGTGAAGCTGGCATATTTTGAGCTCTCTGAGAAATTTTTGGCATTATTTTAAAATTTTCAACAAAATTAAGAATATTTTTTGAGCAACACGGTTTAATCTTCTCTGAAAAATCAGTCCGGTCTCCGTTTCAATCTTTTTCTTCGATTTCGCTACGAAAAAGGATTTACACTGCACCCGGGCTAGAAGTTCATGCAAAATGTTTCTCCAATTTTTTTAAACGCCAAAGACGCTAATATTTTTCAATCTGAAATCTTTTTATAAGTCCAAGTAAAATTTAAGTAAAAAATGCGCAGAAATAATCTGCGCATTGTTCTATTCTATTGTAAATCCTTGATAAATCAAATGTTCCTTATCCTTCGTTATCGGAATATCGTTCTGATAAAAATACGATTTGGAAATTTTATATTTACCTTTTTTCAAATTTGGATAATAACCACTAATATCGACTTCTAGCATCTTATTTTCGCCAGGTTTTATGATATATCCAATACTATTAAAAATCCGATTGACCTGTGCTTTTTCCTTCATCCATTGTTTCCCATTCCATTTTTCCACAATGAACGGATCACCAGTGATAATTACGTCCTCCGTATTATTGGAAATCAGTAGGTTTATTTTTTTTTTACATCCTTAAGCTTAATGTTACTATCAGCAATTTTTAAATCAACATTTCCATTAACCTGACTGATAAATCCTTTGCTTTTCAACAACGGTTTCAAATCTGCATCTCGCCCCGTAAATTCTTTAAAGGCTTTGTTCAAATCCATCGAATTTCCAACGGATAAAATATACTTACGGAAACGGTCTCCATTTTCACGAGTCATTCCACCATGTGTAGAAATCCAGTCCCAAGCATCAGCATTCAACATATCGCTCCACATATAAGCGTAATATCCTGCAGAATAACCACCGCCCCAGATGTGAGCAAAATAAGGGGAATGATATCTTGGCGGAACTTCTTTCAGGTTAAAACCATATTTAGCCAACACGTCTTTTTCGAATTCTAAAGTCGGTTTAAATTGCGATTCATCAGTTACAGAATGCCAATTCATGTCTATAGTAGCTGCAGAAACCAGTTCGGTCGTCGAATATCCTTGGTTAAAAGTTCCGGCTTTTTTGATCTTATCAACCAAAGATTGTGGCATTGGCTGCTTTGTTTGATAGTGCAAGGCATAATTCTTCAATACTGAAGGCTCCAAAGCGAAGAACTCATTGATCTGCGACGGGAATTCCACAAAATCCCGTGGAACATTTGTTCCAGAAATCGAGATATATTTCTGATCGGCGAACAATCCGTGTAAAGTATGTCCAAATTCATGGAACATTGTGGTTACGTCATCGTAAGAAATTAATGAGGGTTTTCCTTCTGCCGGTTTTTGATAATTAAATACATTAACAATCACCGGTTTTTGATTTAATAAATGCGATTGCTCTACAAAGTTACTCATCCAAGCCCCACCATTTTTATTATTTCTGGTATAGAAATCCAAATAATAAATCGCCAGAGATTTTCCATCACGATCGAAAACTTCATACGCCACAACATCCGGATGATATACTGGCAAGTCGTTTCTTTCTTTAAAAGTAATACCGTAGAATTTTTCAGCGGCATAGAAAACTCCTTTTTCTAGAACAGTTTTCACTTCAAAATAAGGTTTGATTTGATTTTCATCCAAATCGTATTTTTCTTTTCGAACTTGTTCCGCATAAAAATTCCAATCCCAAGGTTCAACTGTAAAGCCACCTTTTTGTTTGTCGATTAAAGCCTGAATTTCATTACTTTCTCTCTTTGCAGTTTCCACCGCTGGAGTCGCTAAACGCGCCAATAGATTCATTGCATTTTCTGGAGTTTTAGCCATTTGATCCTGCAACTTCCATTCTGCAAATGATTTTTTACCCATCAAATGTGCTTTTTCCATACGAAGTTTCGCCTCTCTTTCCAAGATGCTTCTGGTGTCGTTCGCATCTCCTTTTTCAGCTCTATACCAAGAAGCTTTGAAAAGTTTTTCTCTCGTTGCTCGGTTTTTTAGATTCTGCAACAATGGTTGCTGTGTCGTGTTCTGCAAAGCCAAAAGATAACCTGTTTTTCCCGCAGCTTTTGCATCTGCAGCGGCAGCAGCAATTTCATCTACAGAAAGTCCATCAAGTTCTTTAACATCAGAAATTAAAAGAGCGCCATCTCTTCTTGCATCTAATAATTTACTCGAAAACTGAGTAGAAAGCGTGGCTAATTCTTCATTAATTTTCTTAACCTTTGCTTTATTTTCGTCAGATAAGTTGGCGCCGGCGATTTCAAAGTTCGTCGTATATAATTCTAAAACTCTTTTTTCTTCGGAACCTAAACTTTCAGTTTTAATCGCTTTAATTCTTGAATATAATTTATCATTCAGGTAAATTTTATCGCTAAGTGCTGAAAAAATGGGTGCGTATTCTTCTTCCAGCTTCTGTAAAGTAGGATTCGTGTTAGATCCGGTAAGATTATAAAAAACAAGCTGTGCTCTTTTTAAAACTTCGCCACTATTTTCTAGGGCGACGATGGTATTTTCAAAAGTTGGCGCTGCAGAATTATTGGCAATCGCTTCTATTTCAGAAACTTGAACTTTCATACCATAATCAAATGCCGGTTTAAAATGTTCATCCCTAATCTTGTCAAATTCCGGTGCCTGATATTGCAGGGAGCTTTTCATCATAAATGGATTGTTCGCCATCACGTCTGGAACTGGAATTTCAGTAGGTGCGTTTTCGGTTGTTTTCATAGTAGTACAGGCGGATGTTAACGCCAGAGAAGATATTAAAAAAACAGATGTAATATTTTTCATTCTTAAATTGTTATTATAGGATAAAGGTATTAATTTTAAATTTATCTTTAACAAAATAACCATCAATACTATTTAAACTATGAAAACATCTTTTATTTTCGCTTGCGCTACACTTCTTTTATTTACTTCCTGTAACATTAAATCAGATAATGGCTTTCCGCTTAATTTTGGAACGAAAGAAGGAAATGGCATCATTAAAACCCAACAGTTTATGATGAATTTCGATGAGATTAAAATTTCGCAGTCCATTGCGGCAGAGCTTGTAAAATCAAGTACTGAAAAAGTAGTTGTCACTGCGCCTTCAGATATTATTGACGATATTTTAGTTGAAAATGATAATGGGAGACTTTACATTCATTTTAAATCGGGACTAAATATTTCTGCGAGAAATGTTGCAGTGAAAATTTTTGCGAAAGATTTCTCTAAACTGGAAGCAAACTCCTCCGCATCAATTGCGATTAAAGATCAGTTTACCCAAGAAAAAACAGAAATAAAAGTTGGAAGTTCTGGGAGTATTTCGGGGAATTTAGAAGCAAATGACCTTTCAATCGATGTTTCAAGCTCTGGAAGTTACTCTGGAAAAATTTGGGCTGTGAATTTAGTAGCAGATGTTTCTTCTTCCGGAGATATTATTATTTCAGGAAAAACTAAAAATGCAAACCTCGACGCCTCTTCGTCCGGAACTTTGGATGCGAAGGGCGTGATGGCAGAGAATGCAGAAATAGAGGCCTCAAGCAGCGGCTCCGCAAGTTTGTCAGTAAGCAATGAATTGCGGGCAAGTGCCAATTCTTCCGGTGATGTCATCATCAAAAAAATTGGGAATTTAAATATTTTCAGTCAAAAAGAAAATAGTGGCGGAAGTATTTCAATTCAGTAAAACTTCTCTTCAGTTCCTGAAAATAAAATCAGCCTCATAACGAGGCTGATTTTCTATTTTAATTTTCGAAATTATTCGAGTCTACCAACCTCCAGAAGCACCGCCTCCACCGAAACTTCCGCCTCCGCCGAAGCCTCCGAATCCGCCACCGCCAAAACCACCGCCGGAACGACCAAAACCGCCACCACCGAAACTGCCTGGGAAAGGGAAAAATCCACCTGGGTAGGAACGTCGTCCCCGTCGTGACAAGATCACATCTTCATCGTCATTATAATTGCCGCCACCGCCTCCTCGGTTTTTGAAGAGAAAACTTAAGATTATAAACACAAAGAAAGCAATCATTAAAATCTGTCCCGGAGTTAAACTTTCCTCCGATGAAGTTTTTGCAATCGGCTTAAATTTGCCTTGAACAGCTTCCATTAAAGCCGTAGTTCCTCTATTAATTCCTTCAAACCATAATCCTTGTTTGAAATTTGGCGTAACAATATAATCCAGAATTTGCCCTGCGACCGATGCTGTTAAATATTGTTCTACAGCTCTACCTTGCTGTATAGCCATGGTGTGATCTTCTGTAGCGATTAAGAAAACGATGCCGTTATCAGTTTCTTTTTGACCAATTCCCCACTTTTCACCATACATCGTGGCTAGATAATTCACATCCTCGCCACCCGTTGTCGGAATGATAATTACTGCGATTTCCGTAGATGTTGAATCGGAAAATTTAATTAGTTTTTGATTGAGCTGATCTTTCTCGCCCTGTGTCAATATTCCTACTTCGTCAGTTATCGGATATAAAATAGCGGGTTTTTTCGGAATATTTTGGGCAAAAACAAAAATGCTTAAACCTACGAGTAGAAAAGCGAAGAAATATTTACGAGAAAGTAATCTCATTAGAAAGTTCATTGGGATTTTCTCCCGAAATCGGGAAATGTTTTTTAAGTTCTAAACCTGTTTCTAAGACTGCATTCCGTAAGCCGTCATGATAGTTTCCGCGAGAGAATTCGCGTGTAATCTGATCGTGAATTTTATCCCAAAAATTCTGATGAACTTTTTTATGAATGCCTTCATCACCAATAATGGTTAAATATTGCTGTTCAAAATTCACATGAAATAATACCGCATTTCGCTCTTCGGTTTGTCCTTCGCAAAGCGTTTTAAAAACTTGAAATGCAATCTCGGCATTATTGCCTTCTGTTTGGGAATCTATATGAATACGGATTTCACCAGTCGAGTGATCTTCGGCTGTTTTAATGGCTTCTACGAGAGAAGCCATTTGATAATCTGTTAGAAAACTATTCATTAGTTCGTGAAAACTTCTGGTGCTTTTTGAGCACCTGCATCCGCTTTAAAATATGGTTTCTCTTTAAAGTTGGTGAAGTTTGCCAAAATATTATTTGGGAACGTTTTAATCGTAGTGTTATAATCCTGAGCTGCTTCGTTATAATAAACCGTTTCGCTTCGGATGCTGTTTTCAATCGCCGTATATTCTCTTTGGAAATTTAAATACTGCTGATCCGCTTTTAAGTTTGGATATTGCTCTACCACGGCCATCAATCTGCTTAAAGCGCCACTTAATTCACCTTGCGCTGCCTGGAATTTCGCCATATCAGCTTCGGTCATATTGGTAGGATCTACAGTAATTGATGTTGCTTTAGAACGGGCTTCAATCACTTTTGTTAATGTTTCCTGCTCAAATTGAGAGTACGATTTTACAGTACGCTCTAAGTTCGGAATTAAATTCGCACGTTTTTGATATACTGTTTCTACATTAGACCATTTGGTATTTACAGTCTGCTCTTTTGTTACAAAATTATTGTATCCGTTTTTACCCCAGAAGAAGAGCACAGCAGCAATTACAAGGAGAGCAATACCGATTGTTCCGGCGCTCATACAGCCTTTATTTCTCATAGTTTATTATTTTTTAAAAATTTTAATGCTACCCAAATATACAATTTATGTGCTAAATTTGTAAAAAATTAATTTAAAATGATAACAGCTGTAGTAGCAATGGGTTTGAATAATGAAATTGGTGCTGAAAATCAAATGCTTTGGCATTTACCAACCGATTTAAAACATTTTAAAGAAATTACATCAGAGCACCCAATTATCATGGGTCGTAAAACTTACGAAAGTATTGGAAAACCACTTCCGAACCGAACAAACATTGTTGTAAGTACTAAAAAAGATTGGTTTGAAGAAGGTATTCTGATTGTAGGAAGTTTAAAAGAAGCCATTAAGTTTGCAAAAAAAATAGACGAAGATATTTTTATCATTGGCGGCGGTAAGATTTACGAACAGACCATGGAGATAACGGACAAATTAGAAGTTACCCTCGTAAAAACCACTTTGAAAGCTGATACTTATTTCCCGAAAATTAGCGAGAAAATCTGGGTAAAAACCGACGAAATCTGCCACGAGAAAGACGAAAAAAATGCTTACGATTTTTGCTTTCAAACATTTGAGCGGAAAGAAAAACTCTAAATATTTTAACTGAAAATTAGGCAGTTTAGTTTTAGACACAAATTATTATCTTTGCACCACTAAATTTTAACAATGAATAAATACCTGAAATTTGTTATCGCAGCTCTGATCATTGCAGCCGGAGTTTATCTGATGATGAATAGAAATATTGGCTGGGGAATCGTGTTGGTTATTCTATCTGCCATCCCAATTTTGCTCTTTTTTAAGAATGAATATATTTTATTGGCCTTCTGGTTCATGCGCAAACAAAACATGGTTAAAGCTGCGAAGTGGCTTTCAAAAATCACCAATTACCACACGCAACTTCATAAATCGCAGTACGGTTATTTTCACTATTTGCAAGGTCTTACTTTAGCGCAGGAAAATCCAGCGAAAGTAGAACCTTTTATGAAAAAAGCTTTGGAATACGGTTTAAATATGAAACATGACCGCGCAATGGCCACTTTAAATATTGCAGCTGGGGCAATGCAGAAAGGCAGACGCCAGGAAGCGCAAAAACTTTTGGAAGAAGCGAAACGCCTAGACAGCGCCGGAATGATGACGGATCAAATAAAGATGCTAAAGGATCAGCTGAAAATGCCTTCTATGCAGAAACACATGCATAATCCGAATATGCGGCAGCGTGGTAAATTTTCTTAAAGAGAATTTTCTCATAAATTAAAGTCCGATTACTCGGACTTTTTTTGTGAAATCTTTTTGACTTTTTGTCTAAAATTAAGTACACTGAACAGAATTAAATTTTACATTTCAGAACTGTGATCAACACCGTAAAATTTAGGAATTTGCCATTGATACTTCACTGCAAAGGTTCGAATCGCAACAATGAGTAAAATAGTAGAAACCTGCACAAATCCATAAGAAAGCGTGCTGTATTTTACCAAACCTAAAAATATAATTCCGCCAGTAATACAAGCGGTTG
This genomic window contains:
- a CDS encoding M3 family metallopeptidase — its product is MKNITSVFLISSLALTSACTTMKTTENAPTEIPVPDVMANNPFMMKSSLQYQAPEFDKIRDEHFKPAFDYGMKVQVSEIEAIANNSAAPTFENTIVALENSGEVLKRAQLVFYNLTGSNTNPTLQKLEEEYAPIFSALSDKIYLNDKLYSRIKAIKTESLGSEEKRVLELYTTNFEIAGANLSDENKAKVKKINEELATLSTQFSSKLLDARRDGALLISDVKELDGLSVDEIAAAAADAKAAGKTGYLLALQNTTQQPLLQNLKNRATREKLFKASWYRAEKGDANDTRSILEREAKLRMEKAHLMGKKSFAEWKLQDQMAKTPENAMNLLARLATPAVETAKRESNEIQALIDKQKGGFTVEPWDWNFYAEQVRKEKYDLDENQIKPYFEVKTVLEKGVFYAAEKFYGITFKERNDLPVYHPDVVAYEVFDRDGKSLAIYYLDFYTRNNKNGGAWMSNFVEQSHLLNQKPVIVNVFNYQKPAEGKPSLISYDDVTTMFHEFGHTLHGLFADQKYISISGTNVPRDFVEFPSQINEFFALEPSVLKNYALHYQTKQPMPQSLVDKIKKAGTFNQGYSTTELVSAATIDMNWHSVTDESQFKPTLEFEKDVLAKYGFNLKEVPPRYHSPYFAHIWGGGYSAGYYAYMWSDMLNADAWDWISTHGGMTRENGDRFRKYILSVGNSMDLNKAFKEFTGRDADLKPLLKSKGFISQVNGNVDLKIADSNIKLKDVKKK
- a CDS encoding head GIN domain-containing protein yields the protein MKTSFIFACATLLLFTSCNIKSDNGFPLNFGTKEGNGIIKTQQFMMNFDEIKISQSIAAELVKSSTEKVVVTAPSDIIDDILVENDNGRLYIHFKSGLNISARNVAVKIFAKDFSKLEANSSASIAIKDQFTQEKTEIKVGSSGSISGNLEANDLSIDVSSSGSYSGKIWAVNLVADVSSSGDIIISGKTKNANLDASSSGTLDAKGVMAENAEIEASSSGSASLSVSNELRASANSSGDVIIKKIGNLNIFSQKENSGGSISIQ
- a CDS encoding TPM domain-containing protein codes for the protein MRLLSRKYFFAFLLVGLSIFVFAQNIPKKPAILYPITDEVGILTQGEKDQLNQKLIKFSDSTSTEIAVIIIPTTGGEDVNYLATMYGEKWGIGQKETDNGIVFLIATEDHTMAIQQGRAVEQYLTASVAGQILDYIVTPNFKQGLWFEGINRGTTALMEAVQGKFKPIAKTSSEESLTPGQILMIAFFVFIILSFLFKNRGGGGGNYNDDEDVILSRRGRRSYPGGFFPFPGSFGGGGFGRSGGGFGGGGFGGFGGGGSFGGGGASGGW
- a CDS encoding TPM domain-containing protein: MNSFLTDYQMASLVEAIKTAEDHSTGEIRIHIDSQTEGNNAEIAFQVFKTLCEGQTEERNAVLFHVNFEQQYLTIIGDEGIHKKVHQNFWDKIHDQITREFSRGNYHDGLRNAVLETGLELKKHFPISGENPNELSNEITFS
- a CDS encoding LemA family protein, coding for MRNKGCMSAGTIGIALLVIAAVLFFWGKNGYNNFVTKEQTVNTKWSNVETVYQKRANLIPNLERTVKSYSQFEQETLTKVIEARSKATSITVDPTNMTEADMAKFQAAQGELSGALSRLMAVVEQYPNLKADQQYLNFQREYTAIENSIRSETVYYNEAAQDYNTTIKTFPNNILANFTNFKEKPYFKADAGAQKAPEVFTN
- a CDS encoding dihydrofolate reductase — its product is MITAVVAMGLNNEIGAENQMLWHLPTDLKHFKEITSEHPIIMGRKTYESIGKPLPNRTNIVVSTKKDWFEEGILIVGSLKEAIKFAKKIDEDIFIIGGGKIYEQTMEITDKLEVTLVKTTLKADTYFPKISEKIWVKTDEICHEKDEKNAYDFCFQTFERKEKL
- a CDS encoding DUF2892 domain-containing protein; this encodes MNKYLKFVIAALIIAAGVYLMMNRNIGWGIVLVILSAIPILLFFKNEYILLAFWFMRKQNMVKAAKWLSKITNYHTQLHKSQYGYFHYLQGLTLAQENPAKVEPFMKKALEYGLNMKHDRAMATLNIAAGAMQKGRRQEAQKLLEEAKRLDSAGMMTDQIKMLKDQLKMPSMQKHMHNPNMRQRGKFS